One Romboutsia sp. 13368 genomic window carries:
- a CDS encoding sugar-binding transcriptional regulator: MKNLLKIQQKLIPQVIELMERRYAILRQISLSEPIGRRTLSNILDISERVIRSETEFLKEQGLIDVAVSGMTITIEGNKLLDELKDVMDDIMGLSTLQDKVKSKLGIKKVLLVPGSFDSNDSLIKDVARCGSEYFLSILKDGDIVSITGGSTMLEFANSIKTDKRYPDVTVIPARGSMGKEVEMQSNSIVAITSKKLHSNYKLLNIPDELGEEAIKTLSQEPEIKNTLEFIQKTDVLVFGIGKADEMAKRRRIPEDKFHEIISKGAVGEAFGHYFNEEGEIVYKLNTVGIDLETFKNVKESIAVFAGKRKANALIALSNINKNIVLITDEESAQAILEQ, translated from the coding sequence ATGAAAAACTTATTAAAGATACAACAAAAACTTATTCCGCAAGTGATTGAGCTTATGGAAAGAAGATACGCTATACTTAGACAAATATCTTTAAGTGAACCAATAGGAAGAAGAACTCTATCAAATATATTAGATATAAGTGAAAGGGTTATAAGGTCAGAAACCGAATTTCTAAAGGAACAAGGACTTATAGATGTAGCAGTATCTGGAATGACCATAACAATTGAAGGTAATAAACTTTTAGATGAACTAAAAGATGTAATGGATGATATTATGGGATTATCTACATTACAGGATAAGGTGAAAAGTAAGCTTGGTATTAAAAAGGTTTTATTAGTACCTGGAAGCTTTGATAGTAATGACAGTTTAATAAAGGATGTAGCAAGATGTGGATCTGAATATTTCTTAAGTATATTAAAAGATGGAGACATAGTTTCTATTACAGGTGGAAGTACTATGCTAGAATTTGCAAATAGTATAAAAACTGATAAAAGATATCCAGATGTAACAGTTATCCCTGCTAGAGGTAGTATGGGAAAAGAGGTAGAAATGCAGTCAAATAGCATTGTAGCCATAACTAGTAAAAAACTACATTCAAATTACAAATTACTTAATATACCAGATGAATTAGGCGAAGAAGCAATTAAAACACTTAGTCAAGAGCCTGAAATAAAAAATACATTAGAGTTTATACAAAAGACAGATGTATTAGTATTTGGAATAGGTAAAGCTGATGAAATGGCAAAAAGAAGAAGGATACCAGAAGATAAGTTCCATGAAATTATATCTAAAGGTGCAGTTGGAGAAGCTTTTGGCCATTACTTTAATGAAGAAGGAGAAATCGTTTATAAGTTGAATACTGTAGGTATAGACTTAGAAACATTCAAAAACGTTAAAGAAAGTATAGCTGTATTTGCTGGAAAAAGAAAAGCAAATGCCTTAATTGCATTATCTAATATAAATAAAAATATAGTTCTTATCACTGATGAAGAAAGTGCTCAGGCTATATTAGAACAATAA
- the rpoN gene encoding RNA polymerase factor sigma-54 has product MNFNTSLELNQSQKLIITTQLKQSLKILHMSKLELEDEINKAVEENPLLEVDKNSEINWESYIKDIENSYQFDKNELYYNSDNDINLENIIKSASNLYESLHLQASLYKLNKIEKETCDYIIDSLDEDGYLRINEGEIKKELNINDNIFEKCLDLVQQLEPIGVGSRNLSECLIIQLRNLGIENKLLEKLISNDLELIGNNKYKDIVKKYNISMQKCINFINIIKTLDPKPGRVCSDEKSVYVKPDVIVEKIDNEFIAYINESDNLRLRINNFYKEILKSSHSDEKVKDFIKDKLNSATMLIKNIEGRTATVLKIAEEIVKYQQSFFEYGEQYIKPMKMKYIAEKLELHESTISRGINGKYMLTPFGIYEFKYFFSSALETNNEGLTSSTXIKKIIQDTIKSENKKKPFSDNQLAKILTNMGINIARRTVSKYREELDILPSSKRKEC; this is encoded by the coding sequence ATGAATTTTAATACTAGCTTAGAATTGAATCAATCTCAGAAATTAATAATAACTACTCAACTAAAGCAATCTTTAAAAATATTACATATGAGCAAGTTAGAGTTAGAAGATGAAATAAATAAAGCAGTAGAAGAAAATCCATTATTAGAAGTAGATAAAAATAGTGAAATAAATTGGGAATCATATATAAAAGATATTGAAAATTCATATCAATTTGATAAAAATGAATTATATTACAACTCAGATAATGATATCAACTTAGAAAATATTATAAAAAGTGCATCAAATTTATATGAGAGTTTACATTTACAAGCTAGTTTATATAAATTAAATAAAATAGAAAAAGAAACTTGTGATTATATAATAGATAGTTTAGATGAAGATGGATATTTAAGGATAAATGAAGGTGAAATAAAGAAAGAACTAAATATAAATGATAACATATTTGAAAAGTGTTTAGATTTAGTACAACAATTAGAACCAATAGGAGTAGGTTCTAGAAATTTATCAGAGTGTTTAATAATACAGCTTAGGAACTTAGGCATAGAAAATAAATTATTAGAAAAACTTATTTCTAATGATTTAGAGCTAATAGGAAACAACAAGTATAAAGATATAGTGAAAAAGTACAATATATCAATGCAAAAATGTATAAATTTTATAAATATAATAAAAACGCTAGATCCCAAGCCAGGTAGAGTATGTTCTGATGAAAAAAGTGTATATGTTAAGCCAGATGTTATTGTTGAAAAAATAGATAATGAATTTATAGCTTATATAAATGAAAGTGATAATTTAAGATTAAGAATAAATAACTTCTATAAAGAAATTTTAAAGAGTTCTCACTCTGATGAAAAAGTTAAGGATTTTATAAAGGATAAGTTAAATTCAGCAACTATGCTAATAAAGAATATTGAAGGTAGAACAGCTACAGTACTAAAGATAGCTGAAGAGATTGTAAAATATCAACAATCGTTTTTTGAATATGGAGAGCAATATATCAAACCAATGAAAATGAAATATATTGCAGAAAAACTAGAACTTCATGAATCAACTATTAGTAGAGGGATAAATGGTAAGTATATGTTAACTCCATTTGGCATATATGAATTTAAATATTTCTTTAGTAGTGCTTTAGAAACTAATAATGAAGGTTTAACATCTAGCACTAGMATAAAAAAGATAATACAGGACACAATAAAGTCTGAAAATAAGAAAAAACCATTTAGTGATAATCAACTAGCAAAAATATTGACTAATATGGGAATTAATATTGCTAGGAGAACGGTTTCGAAGTATAGGGAAGAGCTTGACATATTGCCATCAAGTAAGAGGAAGGAGTGTTAG
- the hslO gene encoding Hsp33 family molecular chaperone HslO, producing the protein MKDYVIRATGANGQIRAFVGITTNLVEEARRFHETSKVATAALGRTLTATSMMGLMMKNKGDKLSVIIKGGGPIGTILTTSDVNGTVKGYVSNPKVEVPDYENGKLNVAAAVGTNGVVKVIKDLGLREPYNGAYPLVSGEIAEDFTHYFAVSEQTPSVVALGVLTTETHVECAGGLIVQLMPDATEETISQLEKNIQNLQSITTMLSEGKTPEDMLNIVLEDLQPRILDKIDVKFECECSKEKVQEALIAIGKTALNQIIEEDKQAEVGCQFCNSKYMYNEEELLNILKDM; encoded by the coding sequence ATGAAAGATTATGTAATAAGAGCAACAGGTGCAAATGGCCAAATAAGAGCTTTCGTGGGAATAACTACAAACCTAGTAGAAGAAGCTAGAAGATTTCATGAAACTTCAAAGGTTGCAACAGCAGCACTTGGTAGAACATTAACTGCAACTTCTATGATGGGGTTAATGATGAAAAATAAAGGTGATAAATTATCAGTTATAATAAAAGGTGGAGGACCAATAGGTACTATACTTACTACATCTGATGTAAACGGGACAGTTAAAGGATACGTATCAAATCCTAAAGTTGAAGTACCTGATTATGAAAATGGAAAATTAAATGTAGCTGCTGCAGTAGGTACTAATGGAGTTGTTAAGGTAATAAAAGACTTAGGTCTTAGAGAGCCATACAATGGAGCATACCCATTAGTAAGTGGAGAAATAGCAGAAGACTTTACACACTACTTTGCAGTATCTGAACAAACTCCATCAGTAGTAGCATTAGGAGTTTTAACAACTGAAACACATGTAGAATGTGCAGGAGGTCTTATAGTACAATTAATGCCAGATGCAACAGAAGAAACTATAAGTCAATTAGAGAAAAATATTCAAAACTTACAATCAATAACAACTATGTTATCAGAAGGCAAAACACCAGAAGATATGTTAAATATAGTATTAGAAGATTTACAACCTAGAATATTAGATAAAATAGATGTTAAATTTGAATGTGAATGTAGCAAAGAAAAGGTTCAAGAAGCATTAATAGCTATAGGAAAGACAGCGTTAAACCAAATTATAGAAGAAGACAAGCAAGCAGAAGTAGGATGTCAATTCTGTAACTCTAAATATATGTATAATGAAGAAGAATTATTAAATATATTAAAAGATATGTAA